In Janibacter cremeus, a genomic segment contains:
- a CDS encoding immune inhibitor A domain-containing protein: protein MKRRHTHLVSGLATSALVLALVPLSASAQEAGGGVPPQEDNPSSSSVRPDDLPNPLGDAQRALRKDAVTKLLTGEARVVTKGGSSVIEIASENPSKSYARGPGGPGKDTRKNRDRQHKGKGHDKKYVQYDVDREASVFTILTDFGDQTLPATGGQPGPVHNQIAEPDRDWDGGSSDDNSTIWTENFDRDHYMDLMFADDKESFRDFFLKQSNGRFVADGDVSDWVQVPYNEARYGHNPVDGDGTSEADGYWSFIQDTATAWYEDQKARGKSDAEIQEYLAQFDVWDRYDHDGDGDFNEPDGYIDHFQAIHAGEGEEAGGGAQGEDAIWSHRWYVHSDGIGKYGPADNQMGGIQLGDSGIWIGDYTTEPENGGLGVFTHEFSHDLGLPDLYDTAGGDNGTGFWTLMSGGSWLNPGTEDIGSKPGYMGAWSKLQLGWLDHETIKPGERHVTRLGPADRDHRKLAQALAVLLPEQTVTTDYNTPYSGSYEWWSGSADNLNNTLTREIDLTDAGSASVAAHMATDIEVGYDFLYTEVSTDGGQSWTELDEVDGGDLSWNEVEYDLSSYVGQPVQFRWRYQSDGGVAQDGAFIDDIEIVVDGATVLSDDVESGENGWAADGFTRMSGSTSVQVQNYYLAENRFYSGYDKYLKTGPYNFGWGTTRPNWVERFPYQDGLLVWYVNNAYTDNNTSQHPGYGQVLPVDARPEPVTFSNGAMLGNRRQPFDATFGTQRTDRVTFHNQGTAETVRSRHGKRLFRDSDPNRYWSEDNPLGSTKVAGSGTRIRVLAEQRHKDQMVVMVKAGTKSR, encoded by the coding sequence GTGAAGAGACGCCACACCCATCTCGTGTCCGGTCTCGCCACATCCGCTCTCGTGCTAGCGCTCGTGCCCCTGTCGGCGAGTGCGCAGGAGGCTGGTGGAGGCGTGCCACCCCAGGAGGACAACCCCTCATCCTCGTCAGTCCGGCCCGATGACCTGCCCAACCCCCTCGGTGACGCCCAGCGCGCCCTGCGCAAGGACGCAGTCACCAAGCTCCTCACCGGCGAGGCACGCGTGGTGACGAAGGGCGGATCGAGCGTCATCGAGATCGCCAGCGAGAACCCGTCGAAGAGTTACGCACGCGGGCCCGGCGGCCCCGGCAAGGACACCCGCAAGAACCGGGACCGTCAGCACAAGGGCAAGGGTCACGACAAGAAGTACGTGCAGTACGACGTCGACCGGGAAGCCTCGGTATTCACCATCCTCACCGACTTCGGCGACCAGACGCTTCCGGCCACCGGCGGTCAGCCGGGCCCGGTCCACAACCAGATCGCCGAGCCGGACCGTGACTGGGACGGCGGCAGCAGTGATGACAACTCCACCATCTGGACCGAGAACTTCGACCGTGACCACTACATGGACCTGATGTTCGCGGATGACAAGGAGTCGTTCCGCGACTTCTTCCTCAAGCAGTCCAACGGCCGCTTCGTGGCCGACGGGGACGTGAGTGACTGGGTGCAGGTGCCGTACAACGAGGCCCGCTACGGCCACAACCCGGTCGATGGTGACGGCACGTCCGAGGCGGACGGGTACTGGAGCTTCATCCAGGACACCGCCACCGCCTGGTACGAGGACCAGAAGGCCCGGGGCAAGTCCGACGCCGAGATCCAGGAGTACCTGGCCCAGTTCGACGTCTGGGACCGCTACGACCATGACGGTGACGGCGACTTCAACGAGCCGGACGGGTACATCGACCACTTCCAGGCCATCCATGCCGGTGAGGGTGAGGAGGCCGGTGGCGGCGCCCAGGGTGAGGACGCCATCTGGAGCCACCGCTGGTACGTCCACTCCGACGGCATCGGCAAGTACGGCCCGGCGGACAACCAGATGGGCGGCATCCAGCTGGGCGACTCCGGCATCTGGATCGGCGACTACACCACCGAGCCGGAGAACGGCGGCCTGGGTGTCTTCACCCACGAGTTCTCCCACGACCTCGGCCTGCCCGACCTCTACGACACCGCGGGCGGTGACAACGGCACCGGCTTCTGGACGCTGATGTCGGGTGGCTCGTGGCTCAACCCCGGCACGGAGGACATCGGTTCCAAGCCCGGCTACATGGGTGCGTGGTCGAAGCTGCAGCTCGGGTGGCTGGACCACGAGACGATCAAACCCGGTGAGCGGCACGTCACACGCCTTGGCCCTGCCGACCGTGACCACAGGAAACTGGCGCAGGCGCTCGCGGTGCTGCTGCCCGAGCAGACCGTGACGACGGACTACAACACCCCGTACTCGGGGAGCTACGAGTGGTGGTCCGGCTCGGCCGACAACCTCAACAACACCCTCACGCGTGAGATCGACCTGACCGACGCCGGGTCCGCCTCGGTCGCCGCCCACATGGCCACGGACATCGAGGTGGGCTACGACTTCCTGTACACCGAGGTGTCCACCGACGGTGGGCAGTCGTGGACCGAGCTCGACGAGGTCGACGGTGGTGACCTGTCGTGGAACGAGGTCGAGTACGACCTGAGCTCCTACGTCGGTCAGCCCGTCCAGTTCCGGTGGCGCTACCAGTCCGACGGTGGCGTGGCCCAGGACGGCGCCTTCATCGATGACATCGAGATCGTCGTCGACGGGGCCACGGTGCTCTCCGATGACGTCGAGTCGGGTGAGAACGGCTGGGCCGCTGACGGCTTCACCCGCATGAGCGGTTCGACGTCGGTGCAGGTGCAGAACTACTACCTCGCGGAGAACCGCTTCTACTCGGGGTACGACAAGTACCTCAAGACCGGTCCGTACAACTTCGGTTGGGGCACGACCCGGCCCAACTGGGTCGAGCGCTTCCCCTATCAGGACGGTCTGCTCGTCTGGTACGTCAACAACGCGTACACGGACAACAACACCAGCCAGCACCCTGGCTACGGTCAGGTGTTGCCCGTGGACGCCCGCCCGGAGCCGGTGACATTCAGCAACGGCGCGATGCTCGGCAATCGGCGCCAGCCCTTCGACGCCACCTTCGGCACGCAGCGCACTGATCGCGTCACCTTCCACAACCAGGGGACCGCCGAGACGGTCCGCTCGCGCCACGGCAAGCGCCTGTTCCGTGACTCGGACCCGAACCGCTACTGGTCGGAGGACAACCCGCTCGGCTCGACGAAGGTGGCCGGATCGGGCACGAGGATCCGCGTGCTGGCCGAGCAGCGACACAAGGACCAGATGGTCGTCATGGTCAAGGCGGGTACGAAGAGCCGCTGA
- a CDS encoding methionine aminopeptidase, with the protein MAYWFNIETRQVETDENRSQNADVMGPYDTEAEAAAALQTARENTQKWDEEERREREWDEGGA; encoded by the coding sequence ATGGCGTACTGGTTCAACATCGAGACCCGTCAGGTCGAGACCGACGAGAACCGCTCACAGAATGCGGACGTCATGGGGCCCTATGACACCGAGGCCGAGGCCGCAGCCGCGCTGCAGACCGCCCGGGAGAACACGCAGAAGTGGGACGAGGAGGAGCGTCGGGAGCGCGAGTGGGACGAGGGCGGGGCCTGA
- the map gene encoding type I methionyl aminopeptidase gives MPRLHSMSASTATVIPGVVSPRRAVPAGIDRPEYVGKAAPTPFAGSEIKSAETIELMRTAGRIAAGALAEAGRAVVPGVTTDEVDRVGHEYLLDHGAYPSTLGYRGFPKSLCTSINEVICHGIPDSRRIEDGDIVNIDITGYIGGVHGDTNATFLAGGVDEESRLLVERTHEATMRGIRAALPGRQINVIGRVIEKYANRFGYGVVRDYTGHGIGTSFHSGLVIPHYDSAPSYDTVIEPGMTFTVEPMLNLGTAQWTLWDDGWTVVTKDLRRSAQFEHTILITEDGNEILTLEASAGG, from the coding sequence TTGCCTAGACTCCACAGCATGTCCGCGTCCACCGCAACCGTCATCCCCGGCGTGGTGTCACCCCGCCGCGCCGTCCCCGCAGGTATCGACCGACCCGAGTACGTCGGCAAGGCCGCTCCGACCCCCTTCGCCGGATCCGAGATCAAGAGTGCCGAGACCATCGAGCTGATGCGTACCGCAGGCCGGATCGCAGCGGGCGCGCTGGCCGAGGCCGGCCGCGCGGTCGTCCCGGGTGTCACCACCGACGAGGTGGACCGGGTCGGTCACGAGTACCTCCTGGACCACGGCGCCTACCCCTCGACCCTCGGCTACCGGGGATTCCCCAAGTCCTTGTGCACCTCGATCAACGAGGTGATCTGCCACGGCATCCCGGACAGCCGACGCATCGAGGACGGGGACATCGTCAACATCGACATCACCGGCTACATCGGTGGCGTCCACGGTGACACCAACGCCACCTTCCTCGCCGGTGGCGTCGACGAGGAGTCACGCCTGCTCGTCGAGCGCACTCACGAGGCGACGATGCGCGGGATCAGGGCAGCACTGCCCGGGCGGCAGATCAACGTCATCGGCCGGGTCATCGAGAAGTACGCGAACCGCTTCGGCTACGGGGTGGTGCGCGACTACACCGGCCACGGCATCGGCACCTCCTTCCACTCCGGCCTGGTCATCCCCCACTACGACTCGGCACCCTCCTACGACACCGTCATCGAACCGGGGATGACCTTCACCGTCGAGCCGATGCTCAACCTCGGCACCGCGCAGTGGACGCTGTGGGACGACGGCTGGACCGTCGTGACGAAGGACCTGCGCCGGTCCGCCCAGTTCGAGCACACCATCCTCATCACCGAGGACGGCAACGAGATCCTCACCCTCGAAGCGTCGGCCGGAGGGTAG
- a CDS encoding bifunctional [glutamine synthetase] adenylyltransferase/[glutamine synthetase]-adenylyl-L-tyrosine phosphorylase, protein MTPPPRPGPTLARHGFTDTRRAERLLTDPVLDLSEGVEQDRLIRALTRAADPDGALLGLVRVLESAGERAEELREALREDERVRDRVVGVLGVSTALVDHLVAHPEQWRDAVDAEPMTPQERTEAVLAEIADPGVLEPQDAMRVAYRRQLLGITAIDVTSDDPVADLPDAGAALADLAGSALEAAVRIAAQEQGEQGRQVRFAVIGMGKAGGRELNYISDVDVIFVAEPVAGVDEAAALETAARIATRVMHVCSDVTAHGSLWQVDAALRPEGKQGPLVRTVASHRTYYERWAKTWEFQALLKARHLAGDPSLGAEYLGTVGPLVWQAASREDFVVDVQAMRRRVEKHIPRAEAKRQLKLGPGGLRDVEFSVQLLQLVHGRTDETLRSRTTLEALAALSAGGYVGRDDAVVLDEAYRVLRTIEHRVQLHHLRRTHLMPTSEADLRRLGRSLLLWDEPQTKVVALRTRYSREVRRLHQRLFYRPLLSAVARLSPAEARLTPDAARERLGALGYRDPAGALRHIEVLTDGMSRRAAIQRQLLPVMLEWFAEMADPDAGLLAFRKVSEELGATHWYLRLLRDEGEAAQVLAHTLGASRFAGDLLLVSPQAVQMLGESDGLRPRTREELLRRMRSAAGRKESPDSAIAAIRTIRRAEIFRIAVADLEDRLALDRVGEALTDLSEATIEAALEVTAAHVASERGEALGTDIIIVGMGRLGGRELGYSSDADVLYVHQPHPGVDEQLAQEAALAVVAELRRLLGAAGSDPPLGLDADLRPEGKNGPMIRSLASYAAYYERWSHTWEAQALLRARPVAGDRPLGERFTALIDAIRWPEGGLDQRQVREVRRLKARMEAERLPRGADRRAHFKLGMGGLSDVEWSIQLIQLQHAHEYPALRTPRTLPAMTAAVEAGLLSAEDELVLREAWSMASLLRNAGMLFRGRPVDSVPSNLLEADGVGRIVGMEPQSGHALAESYRRTARHARHVVDRVFYGEE, encoded by the coding sequence GTGACCCCGCCACCACGCCCCGGACCCACCCTCGCCCGGCACGGATTCACCGACACCCGCCGCGCCGAGCGTCTGCTCACCGACCCCGTGCTCGACCTGTCCGAGGGGGTCGAGCAGGATCGGCTGATCCGGGCGCTCACGCGGGCGGCCGACCCGGACGGGGCACTGCTCGGGCTGGTACGGGTGCTCGAGTCCGCCGGCGAGCGAGCAGAGGAGCTGCGCGAGGCCCTGCGCGAGGACGAGCGGGTACGCGACCGTGTCGTCGGCGTGCTCGGCGTGTCGACCGCTCTCGTGGACCACCTCGTGGCTCATCCCGAGCAGTGGCGCGATGCGGTCGACGCGGAGCCGATGACCCCTCAGGAGCGCACCGAGGCGGTGCTCGCGGAGATCGCCGACCCCGGCGTCCTGGAACCGCAGGACGCGATGCGGGTGGCCTACCGTCGCCAGCTCCTGGGGATCACGGCGATCGATGTCACGAGCGACGATCCCGTCGCGGACCTGCCGGACGCGGGAGCTGCGCTGGCCGACCTGGCCGGATCCGCCCTCGAGGCGGCCGTGCGCATCGCCGCCCAAGAACAGGGCGAGCAGGGCCGTCAGGTTCGCTTCGCCGTCATCGGTATGGGCAAGGCCGGGGGCCGCGAGCTGAACTACATCTCCGACGTCGACGTGATCTTCGTCGCCGAGCCGGTAGCTGGTGTCGACGAGGCCGCCGCCCTGGAGACCGCCGCACGCATCGCCACCCGGGTGATGCACGTGTGCAGTGACGTGACCGCCCACGGCAGCCTGTGGCAGGTCGACGCCGCCCTGCGCCCCGAGGGCAAGCAGGGTCCCCTGGTGCGCACCGTCGCCAGCCACCGGACGTACTACGAGAGGTGGGCCAAGACGTGGGAGTTCCAGGCCCTGCTCAAGGCCCGCCACCTTGCCGGTGACCCGAGCCTGGGCGCGGAGTACCTCGGGACGGTCGGGCCGCTGGTGTGGCAGGCGGCATCGCGCGAGGACTTCGTCGTCGACGTCCAGGCGATGCGTCGCCGCGTCGAGAAGCACATCCCACGGGCGGAGGCGAAGCGACAGCTCAAGCTCGGCCCCGGGGGGCTGCGTGATGTCGAGTTCTCCGTCCAGCTCCTCCAGCTCGTCCACGGTCGCACCGACGAGACCCTGCGCTCGCGCACCACGCTGGAGGCCCTGGCGGCGCTGTCCGCGGGCGGCTACGTCGGGCGCGACGACGCTGTCGTCCTCGACGAGGCATATCGGGTGCTGCGTACCATCGAGCACCGCGTCCAGCTGCACCATCTGCGGCGCACCCACCTCATGCCGACGTCGGAGGCCGACCTGCGTCGTCTCGGTCGCTCGCTCCTGCTGTGGGACGAGCCGCAGACGAAGGTCGTGGCACTGCGCACGCGCTACTCCCGCGAGGTCCGTCGCCTCCACCAGCGACTCTTCTACCGACCGCTGCTCTCGGCCGTCGCACGTCTCAGCCCGGCCGAGGCCCGGCTCACCCCTGACGCGGCCCGGGAGCGCCTGGGCGCCCTCGGCTACCGCGACCCGGCCGGCGCGCTGCGACACATCGAAGTCCTCACCGACGGCATGAGCCGACGGGCAGCCATCCAGCGCCAGCTGCTGCCGGTGATGCTCGAGTGGTTCGCCGAGATGGCCGACCCCGACGCCGGCCTGCTCGCGTTCCGCAAGGTCAGCGAGGAGCTGGGTGCTACGCACTGGTACCTTCGCCTGCTGCGGGACGAGGGGGAGGCCGCCCAGGTTCTCGCCCACACCCTGGGGGCCAGTCGATTCGCCGGTGATCTGCTCCTGGTCAGCCCGCAGGCGGTGCAGATGCTCGGGGAGAGTGACGGGCTGCGGCCCCGGACCCGGGAGGAGCTGCTGCGCCGGATGCGCTCGGCCGCCGGCCGCAAGGAATCCCCGGACTCCGCCATCGCGGCGATCCGGACGATCCGGCGGGCGGAGATCTTCCGCATCGCCGTCGCCGACCTGGAGGATCGGCTCGCGCTCGACCGCGTGGGGGAGGCGCTGACCGACCTCAGCGAGGCGACGATCGAGGCCGCCCTCGAGGTGACTGCGGCGCACGTGGCCTCGGAGCGCGGGGAGGCGCTCGGGACCGACATCATCATCGTCGGGATGGGACGTCTTGGCGGTCGCGAGCTCGGGTACTCCTCTGACGCCGATGTCCTCTACGTCCACCAGCCGCACCCGGGCGTGGACGAGCAGTTGGCACAGGAGGCCGCGCTCGCCGTCGTCGCCGAGCTGCGGCGACTCCTCGGCGCGGCCGGATCGGACCCACCGCTCGGGTTGGACGCCGACCTGCGTCCGGAGGGGAAGAACGGCCCGATGATCCGCTCGCTGGCCTCGTACGCGGCGTACTACGAGCGCTGGTCGCACACGTGGGAGGCCCAGGCGTTGCTGCGGGCCCGGCCGGTGGCCGGGGACAGACCCCTCGGTGAGCGCTTCACCGCGCTCATCGACGCCATCCGTTGGCCGGAGGGTGGGCTCGACCAGCGTCAGGTGCGCGAGGTGCGGCGCCTCAAGGCCCGCATGGAGGCCGAACGACTGCCGCGCGGCGCCGACCGACGGGCCCACTTCAAGCTCGGCATGGGTGGACTCTCGGACGTCGAGTGGTCCATCCAGCTGATCCAGCTCCAGCACGCGCACGAGTACCCCGCACTGCGCACGCCACGCACGTTGCCGGCCATGACCGCCGCGGTCGAGGCGGGCCTGCTCTCGGCGGAGGACGAGCTCGTGCTCCGCGAGGCCTGGTCGATGGCCTCGCTGCTGCGCAACGCGGGGATGCTCTTCCGCGGGCGTCCGGTCGACTCCGTCCCCTCGAACCTGCTCGAGGCCGATGGCGTCGGTCGGATCGTCGGGATGGAGCCGCAGTCGGGGCACGCCCTCGCCGAGTCCTACCGTCGTACCGCGAGGCACGCCCGGCACGTGGTCGACCGTGTCTTCTACGGCGAGGAGTGA
- the glnA gene encoding type I glutamate--ammonia ligase produces the protein MDRQQEFVLRTIEERDIRFVRLWFTDVLGTLKSVAIAPAELEGAFAEGIGFDGSAIEGFTRVYEADMLAQPDPATFQVLPWRGESPGTARMFCDIHLPDGTPSLSDARYVLRRTLDKAGEMGFTFYIHPEIEFFLLKPDSVHTGRPVPVDDGGYFDHVPKGEAHDFRRQAITMLESVGISVEFSHHEGAPGQNEIDLRYADALSTADNVMTFRTVIKEVALEQGVYATFMPKVFAEHPGSGMHTHMSLFEGDTNAFYEPGAPYQLSKVGRQFMAGLLRHGREFTAVTNQWVNSYKRLWGGGEAPAHLTWGHNNRSAMVRVPMYKPDKGNSSRVELRSLDAACNPYLAFAVMLAAGLKGIEEGYELPVETEDDVWGLTDRERRAMGIRPLPASLSEAIEAMEESELVAETLGEHVFDFFLRNKRQEWADYRHQVTPFELERLLPRL, from the coding sequence ATGGATCGTCAGCAGGAGTTCGTCCTTCGCACCATCGAGGAACGGGACATCAGGTTCGTCCGGCTCTGGTTCACAGATGTCCTGGGCACACTGAAGTCCGTGGCCATCGCCCCCGCGGAGCTCGAGGGGGCCTTCGCGGAGGGCATCGGATTCGACGGGTCGGCGATCGAGGGCTTCACCCGCGTCTACGAGGCGGACATGCTCGCCCAGCCCGACCCGGCGACCTTCCAGGTACTGCCGTGGCGCGGCGAGTCACCCGGGACGGCCCGCATGTTCTGCGACATCCACCTGCCTGACGGCACCCCCTCGCTGTCGGACGCGCGCTACGTGTTGCGGCGCACCCTCGACAAGGCGGGGGAGATGGGCTTCACGTTCTACATCCACCCCGAGATCGAGTTCTTCCTGCTCAAGCCGGACAGCGTGCACACCGGCCGCCCGGTGCCCGTCGACGACGGGGGGTACTTCGACCACGTGCCGAAGGGGGAGGCCCACGACTTCCGCCGCCAGGCCATCACGATGCTCGAGTCGGTGGGGATCTCCGTGGAGTTCAGTCACCACGAGGGTGCGCCGGGGCAGAACGAGATCGACCTGCGCTACGCCGATGCGCTCTCCACTGCGGACAACGTGATGACCTTCCGGACCGTCATCAAGGAGGTCGCCCTCGAGCAGGGTGTCTACGCGACCTTCATGCCCAAGGTGTTCGCCGAGCATCCCGGCAGCGGGATGCACACGCACATGTCGCTCTTCGAGGGGGACACGAATGCCTTCTACGAGCCGGGAGCGCCATACCAGCTGAGCAAGGTCGGTCGGCAGTTCATGGCCGGCCTGCTGCGCCACGGGCGGGAGTTCACGGCCGTGACCAACCAGTGGGTCAACAGCTACAAGCGACTGTGGGGCGGAGGCGAGGCGCCCGCCCACCTGACCTGGGGCCACAACAACCGCTCGGCGATGGTCCGCGTGCCGATGTACAAGCCGGACAAGGGCAACTCGAGTCGGGTCGAGCTACGCAGCCTGGACGCTGCCTGCAACCCCTACCTCGCCTTCGCCGTGATGCTCGCCGCCGGCCTGAAGGGCATCGAGGAGGGGTACGAGCTGCCCGTCGAGACCGAGGACGATGTGTGGGGGCTGACCGACCGGGAGCGTCGGGCGATGGGTATCCGCCCGTTGCCCGCGAGCCTGTCCGAGGCCATCGAGGCGATGGAGGAGAGCGAGCTGGTCGCCGAGACGCTGGGCGAACACGTCTTCGACTTCTTCCTGCGCAACAAGCGTCAGGAGTGGGCCGACTACCGCCACCAGGTCACCCCCTTCGAGCTGGAACGGCTGCTGCCGCGCCTGTGA
- the panB gene encoding 3-methyl-2-oxobutanoate hydroxymethyltransferase, with amino-acid sequence MSTPSTPSPDPTAETPAPYAGQAPAAPARRKRTRIPHLRAMKERGERWAMLTAYDVNTAQIFDEAGIPVLLVGDSAGNTVFGYDTTVPVTLDEMVALTRAVATGAASALVVADLPFGTYQASPEQAYLSAARLMKEGLAHAVKLEGGAEMAPTIERLTRGGIPVMAHIGFTPQSEHTLGGYRVQGRGDAAAQLLEDARAVRAAGAFSVVIEMVTADAAAAVTAQVDIPTIGIGAGVDCDAQVLVWQDMAGLGSGRTPRFVKQYADVRSVLTDAARAYAADVAAGSFPAAEHSFES; translated from the coding sequence ATGAGCACGCCCTCCACGCCCTCACCTGATCCGACCGCAGAGACCCCGGCCCCCTACGCGGGTCAGGCGCCTGCTGCCCCCGCCCGACGCAAACGCACCCGGATCCCGCACCTGCGGGCGATGAAGGAGCGCGGCGAGCGGTGGGCGATGCTCACCGCCTACGACGTGAACACCGCGCAGATCTTCGACGAGGCCGGAATTCCGGTACTCCTCGTCGGTGATTCCGCCGGCAACACCGTCTTCGGCTACGACACCACCGTCCCGGTCACCCTCGACGAGATGGTCGCGCTGACCCGGGCCGTCGCGACGGGAGCCGCCAGCGCACTCGTCGTGGCCGACCTCCCCTTCGGCACCTACCAGGCCTCCCCCGAGCAGGCCTACCTCTCGGCTGCGCGTCTGATGAAGGAGGGACTGGCCCACGCCGTCAAGCTCGAGGGCGGCGCCGAGATGGCCCCGACGATCGAGCGGTTGACGAGGGGGGGCATCCCCGTCATGGCGCACATCGGCTTCACCCCACAGAGCGAGCACACCCTCGGCGGCTACCGGGTCCAGGGGCGTGGTGACGCGGCCGCCCAGCTGCTCGAGGACGCCCGCGCCGTCCGGGCCGCAGGTGCCTTCTCCGTGGTGATCGAGATGGTCACGGCCGACGCGGCTGCCGCGGTCACCGCCCAGGTGGACATCCCCACGATCGGGATCGGCGCCGGCGTCGACTGCGACGCGCAGGTCCTCGTCTGGCAGGACATGGCGGGGCTGGGATCGGGACGGACACCGCGCTTCGTCAAGCAGTACGCGGACGTGCGCTCGGTCCTGACGGACGCCGCTCGTGCCTACGCGGCGGATGTCGCCGCGGGCTCGTTCCCGGCCGCGGAGCACTCCTTCGAGAGCTGA